The nucleotide sequence AGGACTGCCGACGAGGCCTCCAGGAAATGCGCGATGTGCACCTGACCGGCCAACGTCAGCAGTTCGTCCTCGCAGTCCAGCAGGGTGAGCTGGCAGCCGTCGCAGGACGCGAATTTCCAGACGGCAAGGGTCGGCGTACCAATCATCAGAGTTCCCTGACTGCCAGTAGTGGACGGGCGAGTGCATAATCGACGACCGGGCCGTCGCGGCACACCAACAGGGGGCCCAGTTGGCAGTGTCCGCAGAGACCGACACCGCATTTCATGTTGCGCTCCACGGAGATCCTGATGTCCTTCTCGGCCATTCCCCTGCCGATCAGCACCGCGGCCGAGAAGCGCATCATCGGCTCCGGACCGCAGAGGAACGCTGTCGTCGAACCGGGCCGCAGTTGCAGACGACTCAGAGGCTCGGTGACGAACCCCACCGGACCTGCCCAGTCCTGGGCCGGCTGATCGATGGTGAGTACCACCTCCAGACCCGGTATCGACGCCCACGAGTCGAGCTGCTCACGAAAGAGGAACTCGGACGGGGTGCGCGCGCCGGCGATCAGCACGGTCCGTGGATGATCGGCGCGCCCGTTGATGGCCTCGATCAGCACCGGCCGAAGCGGTGCCAGGCCGACGCCACCGGCCACGATCACCACCTCACGTCCGTAGGCGGAGTCGAACCGCCAGCCGGTTCCGAACGGTCCGCGTGCCCCGAGCACCTCACCGGGAGTCAAGGCGTGCAGGGCGTGACTGACGGCGCCGACGTCGCGGATGGTCTGGGTGAGAATTCCGTCGGCCCTGGAAGCGTCACCGCTGATGGAGATGGCGATCTCACCCACTCCGCGGGCATAGAGCATGGTGAACTGGCCCGGCCGGAACGGTGGAAGCTGCTCCCGTACCGGTTCCAGGTCCAACGTCACCGAGTCGCGCGTTTCCACGTGCCGTCCGATCACCCGGTACGGGATCGGCAGCATCGGATGGAGGTCAGCGTTCACGGGGGTTGGCGTACAGGTCGAGCAGGCGCGCACGGGCGCTCTGCAGTCGGGTCAGCAGTATTTCGCAGAACCCCAGCGCGAGTGGGTAGCCCATGGCCGGTTCGTGTTCGGCAAGTGCGAGCAGACGTGCCGTGTCCAGTTCCATCGCGCTGACCGGGCCGGGCGCGGTCGCAGTGAATTGCCACTGGTGCGGCGGGACCAACCACGACCAGCCCAGGACTTCCCCCGGCCCCAGGGTCTGCACGACGACCTGACCACGCCCGGGTACCTCGGTACTCAGGGCGACCTGGCCGACCTGGATCAGCCAGCACCCGACCGCATCCTGACCTTCTTCGAACAACCGACTGCCGGCGGTGAAATCGACCGGGCGGGCCAGCTGGGCCACCGCTTCCCGTTGGGTCGGCGTCAACCGCTGGAACGGTGCGAATTCGGAGAACTGCTCCGCGCTGGTCACCGGGGGTCCTCCGTCGGGGCGCCCAGACTGCCGAGCACGTCGACGCCGGCCTCGAGGTCGTCCCGCTGGTCGGCCAGGGTGGTGATCTCTGCCGTGATGTCGATACCGACCGGACACCATGCGATGCACCGCCCGCATCCCACGCAGCCCGAGCTGCCGAACTGGTCGTGCCAGGTCCCGAGCTTGTGGGTGATCCACTGCCGGTAGCGGCTGGCGCCCGATGTTCGCACGCTACCGCCGTGCAGATAGGAGAAGTCCGTTTCGAAGCAGGAGGCCCAGCGCTCGGATCTCTCCACCTGCTCGCCGGTGAGATCGGTGAGATCCTCGGTGGTGGTGCAGAAACAGGTGGGGCACACCATCGTGCAGTTCCCGCAGGTCAGACACCGCTGCGCGACGTCCTCCCACAGTGGCGACTCGCGGCTCTGCTGCAGCAGGGCCCGGATGTCCGTGATCGGCATCTGGCGACCCATCCGCTGCGCGGCCGCACCGACGGCTTCGCGCGCGTCGGTGACCTCGGATTCGGTCGCCACCCGATGGGCGAGCAGACCGATTATCCTGGCCCCTGCTTCGGTCCCCACATCCACCAGGAATCGATGCCCGGAGGCGTCGATCCGCTCGGTGAGAGACAGGTCGTAGCCCGGTCCCGGCGCCGGCCCGGTGCCCATCGAGGCGCAGAAGCACACTCCGCCGGGTTCCGTGCAGCCCGCCGCGATGACGAGCAGTCCTGCCCGGCGCCGCGCGAACGCACCGTCGGGACGGGCGCCGCCCCCCAGGACGACTCCGAGCTTCGAAATCGCCGCCAGGTCGCACGCGCGGACACCGAGAAACGCGTACCGCACCGGTACGGGAGCAGAGGCGACGAACTGGTCACCGTCCATCGACCACAGTGGCTGCCGCGGGGGGTGCAGGAACTCTTTCCAGGACTGGGAGCCGGCCGAGTGACCGAAGACGGCCGCATCCGATCGTCTGCGCAGACGGTAGCTGCCCGGGCCGCTGTCCACTCCCCATCCCGACGGCAGTTGATCCCCGGAGAGCAGTTCCTCCAACACGATCGCGTTGTCCCGCACCGTCGGCCCGATCACCCGGTATCCGCTGCTGATCAGGACCTCGACCAGTTCGTCCAACCCGGCCCTGGTCAGGATGACCGGCGCATCCGATTCGATCGCGGCGTTCTCGTTCCCGGCGTTCTCGATCCCGGCCTTCTCCATCACTGCGTCCTCCGCTCAGGGCGATGTAGGGCCACCCACTGGCCATGTTCGCAGGTACTTGTCCGGCTATTGTTCCATTGGAATGAAATACCCGCTACCGCAGAACGGTGCTCATTTTCACCGACTATTTCGGCGCCGATCGGTACACCCAGGTCGGGACCAAAGTCCCTATCAGCCGTGGTCTCTCGGTGATAGAAGGGCATTAGGATGAAAGGAATGCAAAATGAATGCCCAACAGCTCGAGAAGATCAGCAACGCCCCGGGGTTCATCGCCGCGCTCGATCAGAGCGGCGGTAGCACGCCAAAAGCGCTCGACCTCTACGGCCTCGGGGGGGCCTACTCCAACGACGAGGAGATGTTCGACCGGATCCACGAGATGCGCACACGGATCATCACCAGCCCCGCCTTCGACGGTGACCGCATTCTGGGGTCCATCCTGTTCGAGAGGACGATGGACCGACTGATCGCCGGGCAGGGATCGGCCGAGTACCTCTGGGAAGTCAAGCAGGTCGTGCCTTTCGTCAAGGTGGACAAGGGTCTGGCCGACGAGGCGGATGGGGTCCGGCTGATGAAGCCGATGCCTGATCTGGACGCGCTGCTCTCGCGCGCCAGGACTCATGGCGTATTCGGCACCAAGATGCGGTCCGTCATCCAGCTCGCCGACGAAACCGGCATCGCTGCCGTCGTCGGGCAGCAGTTCGAGGTCGGCAGGCACATCCTGGAAAGCGGCCTGATACCCATCATCGAGCCGGAAATCGATATCCACAGCCCGGAGAAGGCGGCCGCCGAAGACCTGCTCCACACCGCCCTGTCGGATCAGTTGGGCCGGTTGCGCGCTGATCAGTTCGTCATGCTCAAGTTGACGCCGCCCGAACAGGACGACCTCTACACCGCGATGGTCGAGCATCCGAATGTGCTCAGAGTGGTGGCGCTGTCCGGCGGCCATTCCCGCGACGAGGCCAATGCCCGTCTGGCGCGCAACCACGGCGTGGTCGCCAGCTTCTCGCGAGCACTCACGGCAGGCCTGACGGCTCAACAGAGCGACACCCAGTTCGACACCACCCTGGACACCTCGATCGAGAGCATCTACCAGGCATCGATGACCTGAGTCCCGTGACGGAGAACGTGGAGGAGGCAGCCCGAGACCTCGAGCGAAGGTCAGGGCATGGATCGCATCACAGCTGCGGCAGGTCAGTGTTCGGGTGATCGGGTGCCTCGAACCACGGGCATCCGGCATCCCCGGCGAGCCATTCCCTCAATCCAAGTGACGTTGGAGCGGGTCAACTCTCGACAGCGTTCCCGAGATCCGGATTCTGGCGTCGACCACGGTGAGTTCGTCGCCCACGCAGATCACCGGATTCAGGTCCATCTCGGCCACTTCGGACCAGTCGTCGAGGAGCGCACCGACCCGGACCACCAGATCGCACAGTGCCGGGCGAGAGACGACCGGTGATCCGCGGTGTCCATCGATGCGCGGAGCCGACCTCAGTCGGTCGATGATGTCGTCCGCTTCCCCGACGGTCAGAGGTGCCAGCCGGAATATCTGGTCGGCGACGATGTCAAGGAGTGCGCCTCCCGCGCCGAGCATCACCACCGCGGTCCGAACTGCGCGTGTTGAACTCCACCGATGATCATCTCCATTCCCGGCGAGACCATCGGCTGCAGGACCACGTGTCGTGGGCCGGGTCCGGCGGCACAGAGTTCGACGAATGCCCGCCGAACGGCGGCTTCATCGGGCAGACACGATCGGACCCGGCCGAACTCGCCCTTCTGCGTGCCCTCGGACGCCGGCTTCATCGCGACCGGATAACCCAGCGCACCGGCGGCGTCCACCGCCGCACCCATTTCGGACACCACCCTTTGCCGGCACACAGGCAGTCCGTAGCACGCGAGCAGTTCGGCGATGTCGTGTGCTCCGAGCCACCCCGGTGCTGCGCCTGACGCGCGGTCGAGGATGAGCCGGGCCGCCCCCGACTTGATCCCGCTCGGGCGGAGGATCCGATCCCCTGGTGTCCCGCGGATCCTGGCATAACGGCGGGCCACGGCGAGAGCTGCCGCGGCCGGTTCGGGAAAGGTGAAGACCGGAAGCGACCACGTCGATCCCTTCAGGGGGACCGAGTTCGGTGCCGCACCGACCTCGGTGCAGATCACCGGTTTGGTCGCTGTCGAGGCGGTTTCCGCGATGCCGGCCATCATGGTCCGCGGATTGGACATGGACGTCTCGGTGAACACGGCCAGCACCGCATCTACTTCAGTGGCCGCCAGCAGTACCGCCATTGCGGCGCCGAACTGACCGGGCGGCACGGTGACCCCCAGGTCGACAGGATTGCGGCAGGACGGTGCCGTTGGAACCTGCGCGCGCAGCAGCTGTTCGGTCTCCACCGACAGAGTGGTGACCGTCAGGCCCCCAGATTCGGCGGCATCTGCAGCCAGAACTCCTGGTCCACCGGAATTACCGACAATGGCGACCCGGTCGCCGCGAGGCAGCGGCTGATCCACCAGCACCCTGACAGCATCGAGCATTTCCTGCATCGTGATGACCCTGACCACACCCGCCTGTAGAAATAGAGCATCGACCACCGCATCGGCCGCCGCCGCCGCGGCAGAGTGCGACTCGCCCGCCGGTTGTCCGGTGGCGAATCTTCCGGCCTTGATGGCGATGATCGGTTTTCCGGAGGCCACCCGGCGGGCGATCCGCGCGAACTTCCTCGGGCTGGGAAACGAGTCCAGATGCAGGGCGATGACCCTCGTCCGCGGGTCGTCCTCCCAACTCAGCAGGAGATCGGTAGTGCCGACGTCGGCCATATTACCCACCGATACGAACTGGGAGGCTCCCATTCCGCAGCGTTCAGCGGCTGACAGCACAGCGATTCCTATTGCGCCAGAGTGCGTGACCAGACCGAACTGTCCCTGCTTCACGAACGATGATCCGAGTGTGACGTTCAGACGTACGGCCGGGTCCGTGTTCAACATCCCCAGGCAGTTGGGCCCGATCAACCGCATACCGTACCGACGGACAATGGCGACCATCTCCTTCTGTCGGACTGATCCCCGCGTCCCGCATTCGGCGAATCCGGCGGTCAGCAGCACGACGCCGTGTACGCCTCGTTCCCCGCACGAGCGGAGAACCGCGGGCACCTGATCGGGCGGCACGGCGACGACGGCCAGATCGGGTGGAGCCGCGAGCTCGCCGACGGTCTTGGACGACTGCACCCCCAGCACCTGGTCGCGGTGTGCGTCCACCACGTAGACCGAGCCGGTGTAGCCGCCGGCGATGAGGTTGCGGAGCACCTGGTGGCCGACTGATTTCGTCCTGACACCGGCGCCGATCACCACGACCGATCTTGGTGCCAGCACATACCGCAGGCTCGCGACATCGGCCGACCGGTCACGGGCATCGACCGCAGCGAGCGCCCGCTCGTCGACCGTCAGGTCGATCGCCAGGTGCACGCCGCTCCGATCGGACTCGAAAGCCGTGTGGTAGCCGAGCTCTCGAATGACTTCGAGCACCGCCGCGTTCTCATTCAGCACGTCGGCGACGAAACGCCTGATGCCGTGCCGACGAGCCAAGTGCGCCAAGCGCTCCAGCAGCAACGTGCCGATACCCTCACCCTGATCGGAGTCGGCGACCAGGAGCGCAACCTCCGCAGACGCTCCGTCCAACCGCTCGAACACGGCCAGCCCGGCGATCCTGCTACCCACCCACGCGGCCAGCGCCTGACGGTCCGCGCCACCTGGTCGGACCACAGTGGCCAGATATCGATCGGCAGCGGACCGATTCACGTTGAAGAACCGCAGGTACAGGGACCGGTCCGAGGCCGCAGCATGCAGTGCGCGCAGTGCCTCCAAGTCGTCCGGCAACGCTGTCCGGATCCGAACGAGACCTCCGTCCAGACGAACGGCGTCGATCTCTGTCATCACTCAGACGCTCCGCTGCCGGCGCCCGGCCACGTAGGGTCGTATGCCCCAGGTGCAGGGGACTTTCGTCCTGCAAGGGTCCAATGACCCCGCGGTCCGCTGCGCGGATACCGCAATGAGGGCCGGCTCGAATCATGCGACACTATCCATGCAACCCACCTCACCCGCCGTCGATGACCGCGGCATCGAGGAAGCAGGGGACCGGGAGAGGGTGTCATGAGCTGGATACAAGCAATCGCCCTCGATCTGGACGGAACAATCTCCTCGAACGACGACGTCTCGCCCACCGTGATGGAGGCCCTGCGGGTCGCTCGCTACCGCCGTGTTCGTCTGCTGCTCGTCACCGGCCGGACGGTCCGGGCGGTGCGAGAGGTTTTTCCCGGTCTCATCGACGTCTTCGATGTCGTGGTCGCCGAGAACGGCGCGGTGTTGTTCGTCGACGGCGTGGGCCGCCTGCTGGCCGAACCGGTCAGCCACACACTCTCGGATGCGCTGGAGGAAGACGGAATTCCCCTGCATCGCGGCGAGGTACTGCTGGCCACCTCCGCGGCCCACGATGAGGCGGTATTGCGCAAGATCACCGACCTGGGCCTCGACTGCGCACTATTGCGCAACCGCGGGGAATTGATGATCCTTCCCGCCGGCGTCTCCAAAGGTTCAGGACTGCTCGCCGCCCTCAACCTGCTGGGCCTCTCGTCGCACAACGTCATGGCAGTCGGCGACGCGGAAAACGATCATGCGATGTTCGAGCTGGCCGAACTGGCCGCAGCCCCCGCCAATGCGGTTCCTTCGATCAAGGAGCACGCCGACCTGGTGCTCCCCCTACCCAATGGGGAGGGAGTGGCGGAATTGTTGATGGGAGTGGTCACGTCCGGCGAACAACGACCGGTCTCTGATCGACGCCAGATGCCGATCGGAACTTTCCCCGACGGCTCACCGGCATTGGTCCCGTCAGGGAACGCCACCGCCATCGTCGTGGGCGGCAGCGGCCGAGGTAAGTCTTATCTGGCCGGTCTGATGGCCGAGCAACTCATCGACCGCAGATATCAGATTCTGTTCATCGACCCACAGGGGGAACAATCAAGTCTGCGTGACCAACCGGGGGTTGATATCATCAAGGTCGCCGTACCGGCCGATGCGCGACGGTCGGTGGCCGGCCTTCGTTCCGGTCACACCGTGGTCCTGGATCTGTCGTCCGTCGACCCGGATCAAGTACCCGATGTACTGCGCAGCCTGACCGAGCCGATCGCCGCGCTGCGAGCCGAATCCGGGATCCCACAATGGATCTTCATCGACGAGGCCCACGACCTGATGGGCTCCGCCGGTCCGCTTCGCACCCTGTTCGACCCCACAGCGGGGGGTCACTGCCTGATCACCTATCGCCCCGAACAGTTGAGCGCAGAGGTCCTGGCCGATGTGGACATCGTACTGTCGGTCAGCCCCCCGATCGATCAGGTGATGGGCACCATCAATCAGCCTGCATCCGGGTTGCCGTTCGCAGTCAACGGACAGGCGTCGATGCTTCGCTCCGACCGGGCCGAGTCGGCACAGCCTTTCATCATGGCGACCCGATCGAGCGCGCACCAACGTCATCAACGCAAGTACGCCCAGAATGTGATGGCGGTAGGGAAAGGCTTCCGATTCCGCACGGCCGGACCACAAGTACTGCCCGAAGCACGGTCCGTCGAACAGTTCCGAGCCCAATTGCAACAGGTCGGGCCTGACACGCTCGGATGGCACCTGAGCCGCGGCGACCTGTCCCGATGGCTGGCAGAAGTCGTCCAGGATCGTGAACTGGC is from Nakamurella sp. PAMC28650 and encodes:
- a CDS encoding HAD hydrolase family protein; translation: MSWIQAIALDLDGTISSNDDVSPTVMEALRVARYRRVRLLLVTGRTVRAVREVFPGLIDVFDVVVAENGAVLFVDGVGRLLAEPVSHTLSDALEEDGIPLHRGEVLLATSAAHDEAVLRKITDLGLDCALLRNRGELMILPAGVSKGSGLLAALNLLGLSSHNVMAVGDAENDHAMFELAELAAAPANAVPSIKEHADLVLPLPNGEGVAELLMGVVTSGEQRPVSDRRQMPIGTFPDGSPALVPSGNATAIVVGGSGRGKSYLAGLMAEQLIDRRYQILFIDPQGEQSSLRDQPGVDIIKVAVPADARRSVAGLRSGHTVVLDLSSVDPDQVPDVLRSLTEPIAALRAESGIPQWIFIDEAHDLMGSAGPLRTLFDPTAGGHCLITYRPEQLSAEVLADVDIVLSVSPPIDQVMGTINQPASGLPFAVNGQASMLRSDRAESAQPFIMATRSSAHQRHQRKYAQNVMAVGKGFRFRTAGPQVLPEARSVEQFRAQLQQVGPDTLGWHLSRGDLSRWLAEVVQDRELADHVARLERDVARRQQTEISRARHEIIRAIDARYFSGPRVAAARM
- a CDS encoding acetate--CoA ligase family protein produces the protein MLGAGGALLDIVADQIFRLAPLTVGEADDIIDRLRSAPRIDGHRGSPVVSRPALCDLVVRVGALLDDWSEVAEMDLNPVICVGDELTVVDARIRISGTLSRVDPLQRHLD
- a CDS encoding GNAT family N-acetyltransferase; the protein is MTEIDAVRLDGGLVRIRTALPDDLEALRALHAAASDRSLYLRFFNVNRSAADRYLATVVRPGGADRQALAAWVGSRIAGLAVFERLDGASAEVALLVADSDQGEGIGTLLLERLAHLARRHGIRRFVADVLNENAAVLEVIRELGYHTAFESDRSGVHLAIDLTVDERALAAVDARDRSADVASLRYVLAPRSVVVIGAGVRTKSVGHQVLRNLIAGGYTGSVYVVDAHRDQVLGVQSSKTVGELAAPPDLAVVAVPPDQVPAVLRSCGERGVHGVVLLTAGFAECGTRGSVRQKEMVAIVRRYGMRLIGPNCLGMLNTDPAVRLNVTLGSSFVKQGQFGLVTHSGAIGIAVLSAAERCGMGASQFVSVGNMADVGTTDLLLSWEDDPRTRVIALHLDSFPSPRKFARIARRVASGKPIIAIKAGRFATGQPAGESHSAAAAAADAVVDALFLQAGVVRVITMQEMLDAVRVLVDQPLPRGDRVAIVGNSGGPGVLAADAAESGGLTVTTLSVETEQLLRAQVPTAPSCRNPVDLGVTVPPGQFGAAMAVLLAATEVDAVLAVFTETSMSNPRTMMAGIAETASTATKPVICTEVGAAPNSVPLKGSTWSLPVFTFPEPAAAALAVARRYARIRGTPGDRILRPSGIKSGAARLILDRASGAAPGWLGAHDIAELLACYGLPVCRQRVVSEMGAAVDAAGALGYPVAMKPASEGTQKGEFGRVRSCLPDEAAVRRAFVELCAAGPGPRHVVLQPMVSPGMEMIIGGVQHAQFGPRW
- a CDS encoding 4Fe-4S dicluster domain-containing protein, which codes for MEKAGIENAGNENAAIESDAPVILTRAGLDELVEVLISSGYRVIGPTVRDNAIVLEELLSGDQLPSGWGVDSGPGSYRLRRRSDAAVFGHSAGSQSWKEFLHPPRQPLWSMDGDQFVASAPVPVRYAFLGVRACDLAAISKLGVVLGGGARPDGAFARRRAGLLVIAAGCTEPGGVCFCASMGTGPAPGPGYDLSLTERIDASGHRFLVDVGTEAGARIIGLLAHRVATESEVTDAREAVGAAAQRMGRQMPITDIRALLQQSRESPLWEDVAQRCLTCGNCTMVCPTCFCTTTEDLTDLTGEQVERSERWASCFETDFSYLHGGSVRTSGASRYRQWITHKLGTWHDQFGSSGCVGCGRCIAWCPVGIDITAEITTLADQRDDLEAGVDVLGSLGAPTEDPR
- a CDS encoding fructose bisphosphate aldolase, which encodes MNAQQLEKISNAPGFIAALDQSGGSTPKALDLYGLGGAYSNDEEMFDRIHEMRTRIITSPAFDGDRILGSILFERTMDRLIAGQGSAEYLWEVKQVVPFVKVDKGLADEADGVRLMKPMPDLDALLSRARTHGVFGTKMRSVIQLADETGIAAVVGQQFEVGRHILESGLIPIIEPEIDIHSPEKAAAEDLLHTALSDQLGRLRADQFVMLKLTPPEQDDLYTAMVEHPNVLRVVALSGGHSRDEANARLARNHGVVASFSRALTAGLTAQQSDTQFDTTLDTSIESIYQASMT
- a CDS encoding Crp/Fnr family transcriptional regulator; translated protein: MTSAEQFSEFAPFQRLTPTQREAVAQLARPVDFTAGSRLFEEGQDAVGCWLIQVGQVALSTEVPGRGQVVVQTLGPGEVLGWSWLVPPHQWQFTATAPGPVSAMELDTARLLALAEHEPAMGYPLALGFCEILLTRLQSARARLLDLYANPRER
- a CDS encoding FAD/NAD(P)-binding protein → MLPIPYRVIGRHVETRDSVTLDLEPVREQLPPFRPGQFTMLYARGVGEIAISISGDASRADGILTQTIRDVGAVSHALHALTPGEVLGARGPFGTGWRFDSAYGREVVIVAGGVGLAPLRPVLIEAINGRADHPRTVLIAGARTPSEFLFREQLDSWASIPGLEVVLTIDQPAQDWAGPVGFVTEPLSRLQLRPGSTTAFLCGPEPMMRFSAAVLIGRGMAEKDIRISVERNMKCGVGLCGHCQLGPLLVCRDGPVVDYALARPLLAVREL